CTAAGACAAATCCAAAACAACAAGGATTGAAACGCTTCATTAGGATTAACTAGAACACATGGAGGTAAACCTCCTAAGACAAATCCAAAACAACAAGGATTGAAACTTGAACACAATCAAGAAAACAAAATCAATAGACCTTCCTCCTAAGACAAATCCAAAACAACAAGGATTGAAACTAAATCTTGCCCTGGGTAAATCTATTACCATAATCTCCTCCTAAGACAAATCCAAAACAACAAGGATTGAAACCCATTTTCTTGTATTGCTTATCCCAAGCTCGGTATTTCCTCCTAAGACAAATCCAAAACAACAAGGATTGAAACTCCCGATAACTATCGGGATGATTTAAGAATGACGCCCTCCTAAGACAAATCCAAAACAACAAGGATTGAAACTTGCTTCTGCGGAATCTGAAAAGACTTTAAAAATTACCTCCTAAGACAAATCCAAAACAACAAGGATTGAAACTTGAACACAATCAAGAAAACAAGATCAATAGACCTTCCTCCTAAGACAAATCCAAAACAACAAGGATTGAAACAAGGTTTTGATACTTCGTGAAGATGGTAGGCAGGAACCTCCTAAGACAAATCCAAAACAACAAGGATTGAAACGGAAAAGATAATGGTTGGGATTTTGATAAACTAAAACCTCCTAAGACAAATCCAAAACAACAAGGATTGAAACTGTCCTCGAAGTCTGTATAAGATCCCAAAAATTTCACCTCCTAAGACAAATCCAAAACAACAAGGATTGAAACTGATTATCCTGAATTACTTGGGATAAACATTACCAATCCTCCTAAGACAAATCCAAAACAACAAGGATTGAAACCAGTCTTATAGTTACTTACCTTAAGACCTCCTTTAGCCTCCTAAGACAAATCCAAAACAACAAGGATTGAAACTTTCTGTGATTACAAAAGTGATAGATATGAAATACGCCTCCTAAGACAAATCCAAAACAACAAGGATTGAAACTATATCTCATATCAAACGTCTATTTCAGTCACATTTCCTCCTAAGACAAATCCAAAACAACAAGGATTGAAACATTTTGGTTTACTAAGGCTTAGGCCATTCCCAGTTTCCTCCTAAGACAAATCCAAAACAACAAGGATTGAAACCAAATGGTATCCCTGATCCGGAAAGCAGGAATGAGCCCTCCTAAGACAAATCCAAAACAACAAGGATTGAAACTGAAATTCTGAACAAAAGCACCGAGTCCAAGACGGTCCTCCTAAGACAAATCCAAAACAACAAGGATTGAAACATTCCTTCATCCGCACTTCGTTTACACGTTGCTCCGCCCCCAAGGCAAATCCAACACAATAAGGATTGAAACGCTAATTGGGACTTTAAACCCATAGGAATTTTGGAAACTCCCAAACCAAGTCTAAAAATTGGGGATTGGCGAAAATCAATAATTTTGATATGTTGGATGATAAAAATATTCCTAACCCATTTCCTGTTGAGAATGGGTTTTTGATGTAAATTCACGGCGCCATTGACAGCAGAAAATCAGTGGTTTTTTCTTATGTCACTTCATTTCAAAACAGCCGAAACCTATGAGGAATTTGTCGGCATCCTTGATCTCCAGCAACAAAACCATATCAAAAATCTTGATTCCATCGATCAGGGTTTTGTCTTTGCAGAGCACAGTGTTGAGGACCTTGTCAAAATGAATTCATTTGCCCCGCATATCATTGCCAAAGATGAAGACCTTGTGGTGGCTTACATTCTTGGCATGACAGTGGCAAGCCGCTTCGATATTGAGATGTTGATACCGATGTTTGAGCAATTTGATGAAATAGAAGTCAACGGTACACCGCTTTCAGCATATAATTATATCGTGGTCGGTCAGGTGGCCGTCGCAAAAGATTACCGTGGACAAGGGATTTTTGACCAATGTTATGAACTTTATAAAGAAGTCCATGGAGATAATTTTGACTTTGCCATTACCGAAATTTCTGAGCGCAATCACCGGTCTCTCATGGCCCATTACCGGATTGGCTTCCGGGAACTCAGCCGCTATGTCAATGAAGACGATGAAGTTTGGATTATTGTGGCTTGGGATTGGTAATCAGGAATATTTTGATGTTTTGAAAAGATCCAGTCAGAGATTTGATTTTCAGCTTCCCCTGTGCCTTTTGATCAGCACTTCCATCACTTCATCGAGTTCCATTTCTTTGGCTTCGAGGAGAATCAGGTAGTGGAACAGCAGGTCAGCGGCTTCTCCCAAAAATAAATCTTTGTTATCGTCTTTGGCCTCTATAACTATCTCGACTGCCTCCTCCCCTACTTTTTGGGCTATTTTATTGATTCCTTTAGCAAAAAGCGAAGCGGTATATGATTGATCTGTGGGGTTGTTTTTCCGGTCCTTGATGATGGCCCTCAGGTGGTCTATAAATAAGGTTTTGCTGTTGTTGATCTCCCCAAAACAGGTGTCATCACCCTTATGGCAAACAGGACCTGTGGGTTTTACTTTTACCAGAAGGGTATCATTATCACAATCGACTGTGATGGATTTTACTTTGAGAAAATTCCCGGAAGTTTCACCTTTTGTCCAAAGTCGCTGTTTGGTCCTGCTAAAAAAGGTGACATTTTTTGTTTCCAGGGTTACATCTATGGCTTCCTGATTCATATAGCCCAGCATCAAAACCTTGTTCGATTCCTCATCCTGAATAACTGCCGGAACGAGACCCTCTACCTTTTCAAAATCTATATTTAAGTTGTTCATTTTTTCCTTTTTGGGTAAGGTGGTATACTAATTACCCCTGTCTATATGTTTTAATTTTTTCCTAATTAATTGGTTGGAATTCCGAAGTCTGATGCCTGAAGACCGAAGACGGAAGACGGAAGACGGAAGTGTATCTCACCTCTCGTTTCTCGTGTCTTGGCTCCCCGAAATTCTTCGGGGCAGGCTTTGGTTCTTGGTTCTAGCTATTAGCTCTTGCTTCTCGTCTCTCGCTTCTCGTCTCTCACTTCTCGTCTCTCACTTCTCGTCTCTCGCTTCTCGTCTCTCGCTTCTCGCTTCTCACTTCTTGCGTCTTGCGTCTTGTGTCTCAAGTCTCACATCTCAGATCCAAATATCCTCATTTCCTCACAAATACTCCTTCCAACTCTAAATAAGCTTTTAAATCCGGAATAGGAATTTCTTTGAAGTGGAATATACTTGCTGCTAAAGCGGCATCTGCTTTTCCAAAGGTAAAGACATCTTTGAAATGTTGCATATTCCCTGCCCCGCCTGAGGCAATCACAGGAATGGTCAGCATAGCTGAAATTTCCGCTGTAATCTCATTGGCAAAGCCGCCTTTGGTACCGTCATGATCCATGGAGGTCAAAAGGATTTCCCCTGCTCCGCGGTCGCAGACTTCATTGGCCCATTCCTGTGTTCTCAGCAGAGTCGGTGTTCTTCCGCCATGGGTATGTACAAAATCAAGTCCGTCTACATTCCTGGTATCAATGGCAACTACAATACATTGGGATCCAAATTCCTTGGCCATTTTGTTGATCATTCCGGGGTTTTTGACAGCAGCTGAATTGATGGAAATCTTATCAGCACCTGCGCCCAACAGAACCTTGACATCCTCAACAGTAGATATCCCCCCGCCCACCGTAAAAGGAATATTGATGGCCTTTGCTACTTTGGTGACCAATTCGGCCAAAGTTTTTCTTTTATCAACCGTAGCGGTGATATCCAAAAAGACAAGCTCATCAGCCCCTTCATCTGAATAGATTTTCGCGAGTTCTACAGGGTCACCTGCATCCCTTAAGTCCACGAAATTTACACCTTTTACGGTTCTGCCATCTTTGATATCCAAGCAGGGGATTATTCTTTTGGTCAACATTCAACAGTAAATTTTAAAACAAAACCCTCCAAGGGAATTTCACGATCGCTTTCGTGTACACTTGGAGGGTAGATAAAAGACAAACCCTAATTCTTACGGGAAAATTCCCAAATCCATGTAACTGATTGCTATTCTTTCCAAGGCGAGTATAAAACCGGCTGTACGCAGACTTTCAATCCCTTTTTCTTTTCGGGTACGATTCATATCCTGATAGGCAGTTACCATTGTTTCTTCCAATCCTGATAAAACCAAATCCCTTTCAGAGGCACCTCTGATCAATGCATCTCTTTCTTCTTCAGTGAACTCCTCCCCTGTTGCATTTTCAATGGTTGCAAGAAGTTTGCGGTATTTTTCCATGTCGTACCTTTTTTCCAGTTTCCCAAAAGAAACCCTTGATAGATTTTTGAGCCACTCGAAATAGGAAACTGTAACACCACCTGCATTGAGGTACATATCCGGAATGATCATAACACCTTTCTCCAACAATACCTTTTCTGCTTCTTGGGTAACAGGCCCATTGGCTGCCTCACCAATAATTTTCGCTTTGATATTGGCTGCATTTTCAATGGTTATTTGGTTTTCCAAGGCAGCCGGAATCAAAATATCACAGTCATAGGTCAGGATTTCCTTACTGTTTTTGATAAATTCGCCTTTCGGATATCCCTTAAAACCTTTATTTTTTATTTGATACTTTTTCAATTCCTCGATATTGATTCCTGATTCGTCCCAGATACCTCCATTCCATTCCGCCACACCAATGACTTTTCCGCCTGCTTCGCTGATATATTTGGCTGAATAAAACCCCACGTTTCCAAGACCTTGGACAATCACTTTCTTACCCCTAAGTCCTTTGGTCAGTCCTAAGGCTTTCATATCATCCTCTACATTGACTGCCTCTCTGATACCAAAAAACACACCCTGTCCGGTAGCTTCTGTCCTGCCCTCAATACCATGTTGGGATAGCGGCTTTCCTGTGACACAGCCTTTGGCATTGATCAATTCAGGACTAAAGGCTTCGAAGGTGTCTACAATCCATGCCATTTCTCTGGCACCGGTTCCATAGTCAGGTGCAGGTACGTCTATGGCAGGGCCTATGAATTTTTTCTTGATCAACTCAGCAGTATAGCGTCTGGTGATCCTTTCCAATTGGTTGACATTGTATTTCAGTGGATTGATACTGATGCCACCCTTTGCTCCACCAAAGGGAATATTGACCAAAGCACACTTATAAGTCATCAAAGCGGCCAAGCCCTTTACTTCTTCCTCATCCACAAACTCACTGTATCTGATACCGCCTTTTACGGGCAATTTATGATGCGAATGCTGAATACGATAACCTGTCAAGGTTTCGTAGGTACCATCATCATTTCTAAGGGGGAAATGAAACTTGTAAATACTGTTACATTGCTTGATCTGTTCCAATAATCCCGGGTGAATTTCCAGATGTTTGGCGGCATCATCCACAAAACTGCAAACATCATTGAAAAGACTATATTCAGTCGCTTTTTTCATAAAACTGTTATTTTGGTTCTGTCCCGAAGGTACAAATCATTTGACTAAAGTTCTTAACCGGAGGGTATGATATTTCCCAGGTTTTTCCAGATATCATCCAAAAAGGTAAAGGGAACCAATGATGCATCAGGACTGAGACCCATCCTGACCAAAACCAGATTTTGGGAAGGAATAACACAAACATATTGCCCATCCTTTCCCAAACCACAGAACATGTCTGAGGGGGCATTTGGGGCGTATGAATTTGGTAACTTTACCTGAACCTGTGGTATCATAAAAGACTCCGTATCATTAAGCCACCAAAGATAGCCATAAGCTTCATTGATATCCTGGGACTGGGTTATCATTTGTCCAAAGTAGTTGCTGTCCTTGATGACTAAATCACCGTTCCATTTCCCCTCCGCCAAAATCAAAAGTCCAAATCTTGCCATCGACCTGGCATTACTGAAAAAAACATTATTAAAATCAACCCTCTGCCAAGAACCTGTCATTCCGATTTTTGAGGCTAATTTATCATTGAAATATTGGGGAAATGAAATTCCTGTACTTCCTTCAATCACTTTGTCCAATAAGGTGTAAGGTGCATTATGATAGGCCCATCGTGTTCCCGGTTCGGCCAGGAATTTAAGGTTTTCAGGAGTGAAATCATCTCTGCTGCCCGCTCCGTCATCCAAACCTGAAGTCATGGTCAATTGATGCCAAACGGTGATTTTGTTTTCTTGGGAAGCTGTCAGTGAAGTCCAACCTTTACCGAGATAATCCGAACTTGGATTTTGGATATTTAATTTTCCCTCCTCTTGCGCAATCCCAATCAAAGTTGCTGTTAAAGTTTTCCCAGCCGAAGCCCAATACCAAAGTGAGTTTTCATCAAAAGGTTGGCTTCCTGCCAAGCGATTACCAAAATATTCTTCCATGACAATCTTGCCATCTTTGAGGATGATAAAGGCTCGGGTTCCGTTGTCCGCCAGCAGGGTTTTCAGGCTTTCTATTTCTGAAATATTCCAATTGAGTTCCTCAGGAGTAATATTTTCCCAAGTATTACCTGAAACAGGTGGGAAATAAAATTCTGGATTTCCGGGGGTTGGTTCCTGTTTTTCTGAGCAGCTAATGAGCAAAACCAAAATTAAAAAAGTGTATTTCTTCATAAAATAAATTATAACGGTTTTATATTCAAATAAATAAAACAAAATACAAATCTATAACGAATCCTTATTGGTTAATGATATAACCATCCTCCATTTCGATGATCCTATCAGTGCCTTCGGCAAATTCCGGGTCATGGGTTACAATCAACATGGTCTGATGGAATTCTTTGGCCAACTCCTTAAAAATATTGAAAACAATATCAGAGTTCTTTTTATCCAGATTTCCGGTAGGTTCATCGCCCATAATGATGAGTGGATCGTTCATCAAAGCCCGGGCCACTGCTACTCTTTGCTTTTGTCCCCCGGAGAGTTGATAGGCTTTCTTTAATGCATGATCCTGCATGTCAAATATCCTGAGCTTTTCCATAGCAATATGCTCCAATTCCTGTCTTGTTTTTTGATCAAGTTTGAGTCCGGGAATCATGACATTTTCCAAAACCGAAAATTCATTGAGCAGGTAATGGAACTGAAAAACAAAACCGATTTTTTCATTTCTGATCCTGGAAAGGTGATTGGGGCTTTTATCAGTCACCAGTTCCTCATCAATCCATAAATTACCTTCATAGTCAGTGTCCATGGTAGAAAGAATATAGAGCAAGGTTGACTTTCCGCAGCCGGATTTACCCATTACAGACACAAACTCCCCCCTTGTCACCTGAAAGGTCACTTCCTTCAGCACCTGGGTTTTGACAGGACTGTAAAAATATTTATTGACTCCTTTGGCTTCCAGTACCGGTTTTCCTTTCATGGTTCTTGTTTCTGTTTATTCCTAATTATCTCTCCCATTTCCAACCATTAATTGGTCATCTTTTATCAGCCATACCTACGGTACTTCTGGGGACTAATCCTAACCATTGATCCCGGCAATGAATTACCGGGCTATTATATCGGTCATGCCTAAAGGCATTCTGGATTGGAGTTTCATTTCTATGTTTATGGTCCCAGTTTCTTGATCTTAATTACTCCTTATGCGAGACCTTCGAGGTTAAAAAAACCTTAAAGGTCATCTCTCTTCTCGCTTCTTGGTTCTTGGCTCCCCACAATTCTTCGGGGCAGGCTATGATTCTTGATTCCCCGAAATTCTACGGGGCAGGCTTTGGTTCTTGGCTCTTGATTCTTGGCTCTTGATTCTCCCAAGGAAGAAACCTTCGAGGTTAGAAAAAAACCTCAAAGGTTGCCCCTCTCATTTCCCCCTAATAATATCCACAGGATCTACTCCGCTGGCTTTCCTTGCCGGAAAATAGCCGGCAAAATAGGTGGTGATCAGACTGAAAACTCCTCCAATGATATAGTATTTGGGATTGAAATCAACGGGAAAAGTCTTGACTGTAGGAAGCGCCTCAGTTTCAAATGGAACACGTTCAATTCCCAAACCTGCCACAAAACCCAATATCAATCCTATAATTCCACCAAAAACACCGATGGTCAATGCGATGGTGATAAAGATTTTATTCACATCTCCACCTGAAAAACCAATCGCTTTTAAAATGGCAATGGTATCCATTTTTTCATAGATCATCATATTCAGAATATTATATATCCCAAAACCGGATACGACCAACAAAGTAATACCCACTGCATAACTGATCAATGTTCTGATCTGTGTTCCTGTTTCAAACTGTGCATTGACGGTCTGAATATCATCCGCATCAATGCCAAAAATCTCCCGGTATTCTTTGGCCATTGGCGGAGCCTGTTCAAAATCCTTCAGCTTCACCTGTATATCGGTAATATAGGATGCCGATTCTCCAAGCATTTTCTGGGTGGTGATAATGGATGCATAGCTCTGTACGTTATCGAGATCGCCCAAACCTGACTGATAGTAACCCACAACTTTAAGTTGGATTCTATTCCCCTGAGCGGTGGTAGCTTGGATTACATCCCCGATTTCAGCCAACATCCTATCCGCAGCTCCTTTCCCCAAAATGATACTATTGGCAGTATTCTTTAAGTCCATAAAATTTCCGGCCGTCACATAATCTTCAAAAGCAAACAACCTGGCCTCCTGTTCAACGTCAATCCCGTTAATAACTCCTGTAATATCAATGGTTCCCACATTGTAAAAAACCTGTGCTGAGATTTTGGGAGCTACTCCCAAAACCCTTGGATCTTGTTCCAAAGTTCGGATAATAGCATCATTGTTATGGATACTCAATCGACTTGCGGCAGGTTTGATGGATCGGATGATATTGTAAAATCCAGTGAAATTTTCAGCAAGATCAATGGGCTGATTTGGATTTGGTTTGATCTCATTATAAAACCTGATATGAGGGGTGCGGTTTAAAATCAGTCCGTCCAATAGTTGATTCAACCCATTCATAAAACCCAATAATGCGACAAACATGGTAATACTGAAGACTACTCCAATGGCCGCAATAAAGGTCTGTTTAAAACGGGCAATCATTAAGGCCTTGGCGATATTTATGATCAATCCTACCTTCATTACTCTGGTTTGATTATTTCGGTATTTTCATCAATTCCTTTAAGTATTTCTGCTTTTTGATAATCCATTATTCCCAATTGAACGGGAATGGTATCTCTATTTGAATTGAGAACATATTGATCATTGATGATAAAGTTTCTTGGCAAGGTCAAAACATCCTCTTTGGATTGAATGATAATGTTGGCTTCTAAAGTCAGGTTTGGATAAAGCACCTTTGGTTCTTCTATAAAAATGCCTTCGACAGTAAAACTTTTGCTTTGCTCATCCATAATGGGATTGACTTTGGTTATAATCCCCTCATAAGTCTCCCCTTTATAGCTGTCCATGGAAACAATAATTTTCTGGCCTCTTGATACTTTGACGATATCGTATTCATCTACCTTCATTTCCAAAATATACTCATCTGCGCTGCCCAAAACAGCCAAAGGAGTTTGTGGGTTGACCATTTCTCCTTTTTCCTTTAAGATGGCATAAGCCCTTCCTTTTAGCTCACTTTTGAGGATCAAATCACTTTCAAGAGCCTGAGTGATCGCCAGATTTTTGGAAGCACTCCTTTCTGTATATTCGATTTCCCTTTTCAGATCCTGATAGCGCAATTTTGAGGTCTCAAAGGCAGTTTTGGAATTGTCGAAAGCCAATTGCCTTTGTTCCAATTCTACTTTGGTACCGATTCCCTGATCCCTCAATCTTTTCTGTCTTTCCAAAAGCAAGGAATCGTTTTGGTATTTGGCTTTAGAATATTCAATGCTTAATTCCAAGTCTTTTAACTTCGCCTGATTTGCCTGTCGGTCAGCATAAGCCCTATTCAGCTCTGCATTTTCACGGTTCAACTTTGTTGTTGCATTGGAAATAGACAAAATCGGCGTTCCTATGTCCACTGTATCGCCTTCATCTATAAAAATCTCCTGGACGATCCCATTTGCATTGGCAAAAGCCTGATATTGATATCTGGCTTTGATCAATCCCGATGCATAAACTGATTCTGAAATATTTTCTCTTTTTGGAAAAATCTTTTCTTCTGAAGAACTACAGGAAAAAAACAATAATCCAAGTGCAATACGAAACGTAAAGTATTTCAATTTCATGATTGGCTGGTTTGCTGCTTTGAATTTAAGTGTTAATTCATAGAAACTGTAGAGGTTTTGGAAAAATGTTTTGGAGGTTGGAAGATGTTGGATGACAGATGACCGATGTCAGGTGACCGATTACCGATGTTAAATGTGCGATGACCTGAGACGGGAGACTGAGTAATCAGTGGGCAGTGATCAGACACTGAAAAACGAAAATAGGTTTTGGATTATTCCGGAGAAATCCGTTAACCCAACTTTCCGATCAGCCATCTGCCAATTCCCGGGAAATGCTGGCCTAAAAACGCCAAAATCTTCCCATGCCCGGTAAAAACAAATGATTTCTTTCTTTTTCCAATGGCATTCACCATCACTTTGGCAGCCTTATCAGTAGGCCACATCAGGTTTTTTGGTCTTGGATCCTTATTTTCGGGATGAAAGACACCATCATTATCTACCCTGGTGATATCTGAATCTACAAAACCCGGGTGAATAACCGTACAGCTTACACCTGTACCTTTCAATTCCAACTGCAAAGTCTGACCAATCGAACGAACTGCTGCTTTGGACGCGCCATAGGCCCCGGTATTGGGATTAGGGAGATAAGCTGCGACACTTCCAATCAGTGCCAATCTTCCTTTACTGTTTTTCAAATGAGGAATGGCAAATTTGGCAGTCAAGGCCAATCCGGTCACATTGCCATCCATCTGCCTTCTCCAATCCTTTGCCGTAAGCTTTTCCAATTTGCCATAAATCCCAAATCCTGCATTGGCAATGGCCACATCCAAGCGACCATATTGTTTAATGATCGCCGCCATAGCAGTTTCAATCTGTTGCTCCTCCAAAATATCACAGGGTACTACCATTCCTTCCCCGCCAAGTTTTTTCACTTCCTTCAAAACCTCTTCCAATTCTGAAGTTCTACGTGCGGAAAGAGCTAAAATCCCTTTTTGCCTGGCAAATTCATAAGCCATAAATTTCCCCAACCCAGAGGAGGCACCTGTGATCCAAATGACTTTTCCTTCAAATGTATTTTCCATAGTTGCTTTCGATTATTTTTTCAAATTAAGAAAAAATGAGATTTAAATGGTTATGGCGTGGCACTTATTTAAATAAACTGGAAAAAGCTCAAATTTTAAACCAATATTTGTTAAAATAAAATTTAACTTGCATAAAATCAGGTATTTAAATATATTTTGAAAACCTTTTTATCATGAACATTTTAATAGTTGGCGCTTCAGGGCAGTTGGGATTTACCATTTGCCAGAAACTCATCGACTCAGGAACAGGCCATTCCGTTTTTGCTTCGCATAGAAAAAGCTCAAATACTTCTGCTTTGAAGGAGCTTTCCGGGCTTCATACCCGGTTTTTGGATCTTACAGATGCTACAACTTTCGCATCCGCTATCCAAGGAATTGACGTGATCATCATTACAGCAAATACGGCTACCCCAAGCAAAAAATCGGATTCATTTAAAGATGTAGATGAAAAAGGAGTCATGGCATTGATTGATGCAGTTAAGGCAGCTCGGGTCCAACAAGTGATTTATGTATCTGCACTTCCTTTTGAAAATCGTGATAGCAAAGTTCCTCTTTCCCAAGCCAAAAGAGCTGTGGAAAAACATTTAAAGAATTCAGGTTTGAACTATACCATTATTCAGCCAACAGCCTTTATGGAAGTTTACTTTCCCTTCTTTGGAAGTACAATACCCCTGAGAGGATTGAAAGTCTGTACAGTCAATAGGCCGTTTGAATTTTCCAATAAGTTTTTTGCAGGAATCAAAAATGATATTGAGCTAAAAAACACTTTCAATGTCATTGGAAAAGGCGATAAGAAAAATGCCTATATCAGTATTGACAATGTAGCAGATTTCTGCATTTCAGTCATTGACAACTCCAAAGCTTCCAAAAAAACCCTTCAAATCGGTGGCCCGGAGCCCTTAACTCCTATGGATATCAAAAACATTTTCGAAGAATTGTATGGCAAACCATTGAAAGTAAAAACCACGCCACCTTTTGTTATCAAGTTATTGTCAAAAGTCTTCTCCGTATCCAATAAGGCGGCAGCAAATATCATGGCCATGAATTATGCCATTGCCACCGCTGACAGTATTCCTCCGAACAGTTTAAAAACCGCTGAGGAATTTGGTGTAAACCTTATCCATCCAAAGGGATTTTTAAGTCAAAAATTCAATACTCCAGAATGACGAGACTTAAGACATAAGATTAAAGACACAAGATCAAAATCAAACATCAAATGTCTCGTTTCTTGGCTCCCCGTGCCGATAGCTATCGGTACGGGGCAGGCATTTTTTCTTGTTTCTTGGCTCTTGATTCTTGGCTCTCCCTTCTAACTTCTCACTCAGAAATTCCCAAAATATCGAAAACAAAAGCAAACTCTCTCGCCAATTCTCTCAGGCTTTCAAACCTGCCACTCGCGCCACCATGTCCGGCATCCATATTCGTATAGAGGAAAAGTCTGTTGTTGTCAGTTTTCAAAGTTCTCAGTTTCGCCACATATTTGGCAGGTTCCCAATATTGAACCTGAGAATCATGAAGACCTGTGGTGGCCAGGATATGCGGATAATCTTTTGCTTCCAGATTGTCATATGGGGAGTAAGACAGCATATAGTCATATTGCTCCTTGATGTTTGGATTTCCCCATTCCTTCCACTCAAATGTGGTCAATGGTATGGTCTCATCCTCCATGGTAGTCATTACATCAACAAATGCCACCTGTGAGATAACACCTCTATATAATTCAGGGGCCATATTGGTAATTGCACCCATCAACAAACCACCGGCACTTCCACCTGAAGCAAAGAGCTTATCCTTGGCTACATAGTTATTGTCCTGTAGCCATTTGGAACAATCTATGAAATCGTAGAAGGTATTCTTTTTATTCATCATTTTACCATCCTCATACCACTCACCGCCCATTTCCTGTCCGCCTCTGATATGGGCAATGGCATAAACAAATCCCCTGTCCAATAAACTTAAGCGGGAACTATTGAAATCCGCTTCTGTTGAATAGCCATAAGAACCATAAGAATAAATCCAACCTGGACTTGTTCCGTCTTTTTTAAATAAATCTTTTCTGTAAACAATAGACATCGGAATCCTTTTTCCATCCCGGGCAGGTACCATGATTCTTT
This window of the Aquiflexum balticum DSM 16537 genome carries:
- a CDS encoding GNAT family N-acetyltransferase, which gives rise to MSLHFKTAETYEEFVGILDLQQQNHIKNLDSIDQGFVFAEHSVEDLVKMNSFAPHIIAKDEDLVVAYILGMTVASRFDIEMLIPMFEQFDEIEVNGTPLSAYNYIVVGQVAVAKDYRGQGIFDQCYELYKEVHGDNFDFAITEISERNHRSLMAHYRIGFRELSRYVNEDDEVWIIVAWDW
- the hisF gene encoding imidazole glycerol phosphate synthase subunit HisF yields the protein MLTKRIIPCLDIKDGRTVKGVNFVDLRDAGDPVELAKIYSDEGADELVFLDITATVDKRKTLAELVTKVAKAINIPFTVGGGISTVEDVKVLLGAGADKISINSAAVKNPGMINKMAKEFGSQCIVVAIDTRNVDGLDFVHTHGGRTPTLLRTQEWANEVCDRGAGEILLTSMDHDGTKGGFANEITAEISAMLTIPVIASGGAGNMQHFKDVFTFGKADAALAASIFHFKEIPIPDLKAYLELEGVFVRK
- a CDS encoding ABC transporter permease yields the protein MKVGLIINIAKALMIARFKQTFIAAIGVVFSITMFVALLGFMNGLNQLLDGLILNRTPHIRFYNEIKPNPNQPIDLAENFTGFYNIIRSIKPAASRLSIHNNDAIIRTLEQDPRVLGVAPKISAQVFYNVGTIDITGVINGIDVEQEARLFAFEDYVTAGNFMDLKNTANSIILGKGAADRMLAEIGDVIQATTAQGNRIQLKVVGYYQSGLGDLDNVQSYASIITTQKMLGESASYITDIQVKLKDFEQAPPMAKEYREIFGIDADDIQTVNAQFETGTQIRTLISYAVGITLLVVSGFGIYNILNMMIYEKMDTIAILKAIGFSGGDVNKIFITIALTIGVFGGIIGLILGFVAGLGIERVPFETEALPTVKTFPVDFNPKYYIIGGVFSLITTYFAGYFPARKASGVDPVDIIRGK
- a CDS encoding Glu/Leu/Phe/Val family dehydrogenase, producing the protein MKKATEYSLFNDVCSFVDDAAKHLEIHPGLLEQIKQCNSIYKFHFPLRNDDGTYETLTGYRIQHSHHKLPVKGGIRYSEFVDEEEVKGLAALMTYKCALVNIPFGGAKGGISINPLKYNVNQLERITRRYTAELIKKKFIGPAIDVPAPDYGTGAREMAWIVDTFEAFSPELINAKGCVTGKPLSQHGIEGRTEATGQGVFFGIREAVNVEDDMKALGLTKGLRGKKVIVQGLGNVGFYSAKYISEAGGKVIGVAEWNGGIWDESGINIEELKKYQIKNKGFKGYPKGEFIKNSKEILTYDCDILIPAALENQITIENAANIKAKIIGEAANGPVTQEAEKVLLEKGVMIIPDMYLNAGGVTVSYFEWLKNLSRVSFGKLEKRYDMEKYRKLLATIENATGEEFTEEERDALIRGASERDLVLSGLEETMVTAYQDMNRTRKEKGIESLRTAGFILALERIAISYMDLGIFP
- a CDS encoding serine hydrolase domain-containing protein — protein: MKKYTFLILVLLISCSEKQEPTPGNPEFYFPPVSGNTWENITPEELNWNISEIESLKTLLADNGTRAFIILKDGKIVMEEYFGNRLAGSQPFDENSLWYWASAGKTLTATLIGIAQEEGKLNIQNPSSDYLGKGWTSLTASQENKITVWHQLTMTSGLDDGAGSRDDFTPENLKFLAEPGTRWAYHNAPYTLLDKVIEGSTGISFPQYFNDKLASKIGMTGSWQRVDFNNVFFSNARSMARFGLLILAEGKWNGDLVIKDSNYFGQMITQSQDINEAYGYLWWLNDTESFMIPQVQVKLPNSYAPNAPSDMFCGLGKDGQYVCVIPSQNLVLVRMGLSPDASLVPFTFLDDIWKNLGNIIPSG
- a CDS encoding ABC transporter ATP-binding protein translates to MKGKPVLEAKGVNKYFYSPVKTQVLKEVTFQVTRGEFVSVMGKSGCGKSTLLYILSTMDTDYEGNLWIDEELVTDKSPNHLSRIRNEKIGFVFQFHYLLNEFSVLENVMIPGLKLDQKTRQELEHIAMEKLRIFDMQDHALKKAYQLSGGQKQRVAVARALMNDPLIIMGDEPTGNLDKKNSDIVFNIFKELAKEFHQTMLIVTHDPEFAEGTDRIIEMEDGYIINQ
- the hisIE gene encoding bifunctional phosphoribosyl-AMP cyclohydrolase/phosphoribosyl-ATP diphosphatase HisIE; this translates as MNNLNIDFEKVEGLVPAVIQDEESNKVLMLGYMNQEAIDVTLETKNVTFFSRTKQRLWTKGETSGNFLKVKSITVDCDNDTLLVKVKPTGPVCHKGDDTCFGEINNSKTLFIDHLRAIIKDRKNNPTDQSYTASLFAKGINKIAQKVGEEAVEIVIEAKDDNKDLFLGEAADLLFHYLILLEAKEMELDEVMEVLIKRHRGS